A region from the Diadema setosum chromosome 17, eeDiaSeto1, whole genome shotgun sequence genome encodes:
- the LOC140240374 gene encoding mitochondrial S-adenosylmethionine carrier protein-like, whose amino-acid sequence MSDQIPSLPQAVLAGGTAGAVVDASLHPIDTIKTRLQSPQGLWKSGGFRGSLSGILPVLLVTVPNSAIFFGVYETSKAFGASRLPVEFEPAVLMLGATSGELTSLLVRVPAEVVKQRAQASRRPSQVILREAIKRHGLLGLYRGFASTVLRDAPYAFLQYPLWDLSKKVWSSYQGRPVDAWQSGICGAIAGGTAAVVTCPCDVVKTRIMLGGQGTSSKVDRIPDVFRAVWQERGIRGLFAGVVPRVIWIAVGGAYYLGLYEKLKIEIMQYR is encoded by the coding sequence ATGAGTGATCAGATCCCATCCCTTccccaagccgtgctggctgggGGCACTGCAGGAGCCGTTGTGGATGCTTCCCTCCACCCGATCGACACCATCAAGACTCGTCTGCAGAGCCCTCAGGGTCTCTGGAAGTCCGGAGGATTCCGCGGCTCCCTCTCGGGCATCCTTCCAGTCCTCCTGGTGACGGTGCCCAACTCGGCCATCTTCTTTGGTGTTTACGAGACGTCCAAAGCTTTTGGGGCTTCCCGTCTTCCGGTGGAGTTTGAACCCGCTGTGCTGATGTTGGGCGCAACCTCAGGGGAGCTCACGTCGCTCCTTGTGCGTGTACCTGCTGAGGTGGTCAAGCAGCGTGCTCAAGCCTCTCGGAGGCCCAGTCAGGTTATTCTCCGTGAAGCCATAAAGAGACACGGCCTCCTTGGACTCTATCGAGGATTTGCCAGCACAGTCCTCCGCGATGCTCCGTACGCCTTCCTCCAGTATCCCCTGTGGGACCTCAGCAAGAAAGTATGGTCCTCATACCAGGGACGACCTGTGGATGCTTGGCAGTCGGGGATTTGCGGGGCGATCGCTGGAGGAACAGCGGCAGTCGTGACCTGTCCCTGTGATGTCGTCAAAACCCGTATCATGCTAGGGGGGCAGGGGACTAGCAGCAAGGTGGATCGCATCCCAGATGTCTTCAGAGCTGTATGGCAGGAGCGCGGCATTAGGGGCCTGTTTGCTGGTGTTGTTCCTCGTGTCATCTGGATTGCAGTCGGTGGCGCATACTACCTCGGGCTTTATGAGAAACTGAAGATAGAAATCATGCAATATCGATGA
- the LOC140241265 gene encoding nucleoside hydrolase-like, producing the protein MADQVTMVIDCDAGVDDAVAIMMALGQPNVQLIAVTCVDGNVSLDKVTLNVLRVLQKCDHLSIPVYSGASKDILGTATEKSTVHGVDGLGDIPNQEQPPSKDLIQSEHAVLALVRMVNERPGQITLVAIGPLTNVALAMRLDADFTSKLKELIIMGGNIRGTGTRFLTSEFNFTTDPTAAEMVLTGVRCPTIVVPLETCLSHSISYDWFDDLCQKRSAKAKFVSAMYEGPLRRSKKLGRAACAVPDGCAVAVASCGESIQEVFHVPCKVEMCEGLTKGQMQAPAIVRPFLFHFEGPQIDVVTKFDMDKYYQMLDSVVR; encoded by the exons ATGGCTGACCAGGTTACCATGGTGATAGATTGTGATGCTGGAGTGGACGATGCAGTGGCCATCATGATGGCCTTGGGTCAGCCTAATGTCCAGCTCATTGCGGTCACCTGTGTGGATGGGAACGTCTCCCTGGACAAAGTCACCCTCAATGTCCTGAGAGTACTTCAGAAGTGTGACCATTTGAGT ATACCAGTTTATTCGGGAGCATCTAAAGACATTCTCGGTACAGCAACTGAAAAGAGCACCGTTCACGGAGTCGACGGTCTGGGGGACATCCCCAATCAGGAGCAACCACCCAGCAAAGACCTGATTCAATCCGAGCATGCCGTGCTGGCCCTGGTTCGCATGGTCAATGAGCGACCCGGGCAGATCACGCTGGTGGCCATCGGTCCGCTCACCAATGTGGCCCTGGCCATGAGACTTGACGCAGACTTTACCAGCAAACTTAAGGAGCTGATCATCATGGGAGGCAACATCAGAG GAACTGGGACACGTTTTCTAACATCTGAGTTCAACTTCACTACAGACCCAACTGCGGCAGAAATGGTTTTAACAGGAGTACGGTGTCCAACTATCGTTGTGCCACTTGAAACCTGTCTCTCTCACTCCATTTCTTAC GATTGGTTTGATGATCTCTGCCAGAAGAGGTCCGCCAAGGCCAAATTCGTGTCCGCAATGTACGAGGGTCCCCTACGACGGAGCAAGAAGCTGGGAAGGGCCGCATGCGCCGTTCCGGACGGCTGTGCCGTGGCAGTCGCCTCCTGCGGGGAATCCATTCAGGAGGTCTTCCATGTTCCCTGCAAGGTGGAGATGTGTGAAGGACTGACGAAGGGGCAGATGCAAGCCCCTGCCATTGTTCGCCCATTTCTCTTTCACTTTGAGGGCCCACAGATTGATGTTGTCACAAAGTTTGACATGGACAAATACTACCAAATGCTGGATAGCGTTGTTAGATAG
- the LOC140241136 gene encoding peptidyl-prolyl cis-trans isomerase-like 3, producing the protein MSVTLHTDVGDIKLELFCDQVPRACENFLALCASEYYNNCLFHRNIQGFMVQTGDPTGTGKGGTSIWGKKFEDELVDSLKHNVRGVVSMANNGANSNGSQFFITYAKQPHLDMKYTIIGKVIDGLEALDELEKLPVNEKNFRPLTDCRIVDVTIHANPIADEAS; encoded by the exons ATG TCTGTCACGCTGCATACTGACGTCGGCGACATCAAGCTTGAGCTGTTCTGCGACCAGGTGCCGAGAGCCTGCGAGAATTTCTTGGCCCTGTGTGCCAGCGAGTACTACAACAACTGTCTTTTTCACAG GAACATCCAAGGTTTCATGGTACAGACTGGAGATCCGACGGGCACCGGGAAAGGAGGCACCAGCATCTGGGGGAAGAAGTTTGAAGATGAATTAGTTGATTCCCTGAAG CACAATGTGCGAGGGGTGGTGTCCATGGCCAATAATGGGGCCAACAGCAACGGATCTCAGTTCTTCATCACCTACGCCAAGCAGCCTCACCTCGACATGAAGTACACCATCATTGGAAA AGTGATTGATGGGCTCGAAGCCCTAGATGAGCTGGAGAAACTACCGGTCAATGAGAAGAATTTCAGACCACTGACCGACTGCAGGATAGTGGACGTCACCATCCATGCCAATCCGATCGCGGACGAGGCTTCGTAG